From the genome of Triticum aestivum cultivar Chinese Spring chromosome 3B, IWGSC CS RefSeq v2.1, whole genome shotgun sequence, one region includes:
- the LOC123066173 gene encoding uncharacterized protein, whose translation MHPSSSPIQGFYCPSPSSDGKKGGCIFFFPSAGYLSKHHGWHLHHFPDGEAPAVEVDLQALLHANDGDLSRSHLNHAGRHRHPAVRRRRPVAVRKKKAMLRTTW comes from the exons ATGCATCCATCTTCATCACCCATCCAGGGATTTTATTGCCCATCTCCTTCTAGTGATGGGAAGAAGGGCGGCTGCATCTTCTTCTTCCCTAGCGCCGGCTACCTCAGCAAACACCACGGATGGCATCTCCACCACTTCCCCGACGGTGAGGCACCTGCCGTGGAGGTGGACTTGCAGGCGCTCCTCCACGCCAACGACGGTGATCTATCCCGCTCCCACCTCAACCACGCGGGGCGTCATCGGCATCCGGCCGTAAGGCGAAGACGACCCGTCGCCGTTCGTAAGAAAAAGGCCATG TTGAGAACCACATGGTGA